From Juglans regia cultivar Chandler chromosome 8, Walnut 2.0, whole genome shotgun sequence, the proteins below share one genomic window:
- the LOC109019463 gene encoding protein BONZAI 3-like isoform X2 codes for MGNCFSDVQGGKQAVGGVQQRTTATNNNNRGHNDAVEFFYRSRGLQQLFTQVELSLSAFNLRDRDIISKSDPMAVVYVKKIDGKLEELGRTEVILNSLNPTWIEKVTVAFQFEIVQPLVFHVYDVDTKYHNIPVKTLKLEDQDFLGEATCVLSEVLTKQNRSLTLNLHSKIGHVGLRNLGVLTIHAEETVASRRVVEMILHCSYLDNKDIFSKSNPFLRISRIVESGGSIPICKTEVVNDNLNPTWKPLCLSMQQFGSKDNPLIIECFDFNSSGKHSLIGKLQKSVADLEKLHEGRSGANLTITSHQGHKKVLKGELFVDQFCEKEQYSFLDYVSCGFELNFMVAVDFTASNGNPRNPDSLHYIDPSGQLNSYQKAIMEVGEVIQFYDSDRRFPAWGFGGKTFDGTISHCFNLNGSAGSFEVEGVEGIMSAYASALHNVTLAGPTLFGQVIKTAAQIASQSVSYNSKKYFVLLIITDGVLTDLQETKDALVKASDLPLSILIVGVGSADFGQMEVLDADKGQRLESSTDRVATRDIVQFVPMRDVHGGQISMVQALLEELPGQFLTYMRCRDIKPRPLHEAQASGT; via the exons ATGGGGAACTGCTTTTCGGATGTGCAAGGAGGAAAGCAAGCTGTGGGTGGGGTCCAACAGAGAACCACAGCTACCAACAACAACAATCGCGGACACAACGACGCCGTTGAGTTCTTCTACAGGTCTCGGGGGCTCCAGCAACTCTTCACCCAAGTCGAG TTATCCCTATCAGCATTTAACTTGCGAGATCGTGACATCATTTCGAAG AGTGATCCCATGGCAGTGGTATATGTGAAGAAAATAGATGGAAAACTAGAGGAGTTAGGCCGCACTGAGGTTATACTGAATAGTTTGAATCCCACATGGATAGAAAAAGTTACAGTTGCATTCCAGTTCGAGATTGTACAGCCATTGGT ATTTCATGTGTATGATGTTGATACCAAATATCACAATATACCTGTGAAG ACGCTGAAATTGGAGGATCAAGATTTTCTTGGAGAGGCCACGTGTGTTCTATCAGAG GTACTTACCAAACAAAATCGGAGTTTAACCCTTAATCTTCATAGTAAAATTGGGCATGTGGGTTTGAGGAACTTAGGGGTACTCACCATCCATGCAGAGGAGACAGTTGCTTCAAGGAGGGTTGTTGAGATGATACTCCATTGTTCTTACTTGGATAACAAGGACATATTTTCTAAAAGT AACCCTTTTCTAAGAATATCTAGAATTGTTGAGAGTGGAGGCTCAATTCCAATATGCAAGACTGAAGTGGTGAACGACAATTTAAATCCAACATGGAAACCCCTATGCCTGAGTATGCAGCAGTTTGGAAGTAAG GATAACCCATTGATTATCGAGTGCTTTGATTTCAACAGCAGTGGCAAACATTCGCTTATTGG TAAACTTCAGAAGTCAGTGGCCGACCTGGAAAAACTTCATGAAGGTAGAAGTGGTGCAAATCTTACTATAACATCTCATCAGGGTCACAAGAAG GTTTTGAAGGGAGAGCTGTTTGTGGATCAATTTTGTGAGAAGGAACAATACAGCTTTCTTGATTATGTTTCTTGTGGATTTGAGCTCAACTTTATGGTTGCGGTTGACTTTACAG CCTCAAATGGAAATCCTCGGAACCCAGATTCTTTACACTACATTGATCCTTCCGGCCAGTTGAATTCTTATCAGAAG GCTATAATGGAGGTTGGGGAGGTCATTCAGTTTTATGATTCGGATAGGCGCTTTCCTGCATGGGGCTTCGGTGGAAAAACATTTGATGGAACCATCTCACATTGCTTCAACCTGAATGGAAGTGCAGGTAGCTTTGAG GTTGAAGGAGTTGAAGGCATCATGTCTGCTTATGCAAGTGCTCTACATAATGTTACTCTGGCTGGACCAACGTTGTTTGGCCAAGTGATTAAAACAGCTGCTCAAATTGCAAGCCAATCCGTTTCATACAACAGCAAAAAGTACTTCGTTTTGCTCATTATTACG GATGGAGTCCTTACAGACCTTCaagaaacgaaagacgcttTGGTGAAGGCATCTGATCTTCCACTATCAATTCTTATAGTGGGAGTGGGAAGTGCAGATTTTGGACAAATGGAG GTCCTTGATGCTGATAAAGGACAACGATTAGAGAGCTCTACAGATCGTGTTGCTACACGTGACATTGTACAGTTTGTTCCAATGCGAGATGTTCATG GTGGGCAGATTTCTATGGTCCAGGCTCTTTTGGAAGAGCTACCAGGACAGTTCTTGACGTACATGCGGTGCAGAGATATCAAGCCACGCCCTCTCCATGAAGCCCAAGCGTCTGGTACTTGA
- the LOC109019463 gene encoding protein BONZAI 3-like isoform X1 has protein sequence MGNCFSDVQGGKQAVGGVQQRTTATNNNNRGHNDAVEFFYRSRGLQQLFTQVELSLSAFNLRDRDIISKSDPMAVVYVKKIDGKLEELGRTEVILNSLNPTWIEKVTVAFQFEIVQPLVFHVYDVDTKYHNIPVKTLKLEDQDFLGEATCVLSEVLTKQNRSLTLNLHSKIGHVGLRNLGVLTIHAEETVASRRVVEMILHCSYLDNKDIFSKSNPFLRISRIVESGGSIPICKTEVVNDNLNPTWKPLCLSMQQFGSKDNPLIIECFDFNSSGKHSLIGKLQKSVADLEKLHEGRSGANLTITSHQGHKKVLKGELFVDQFCEKEQYSFLDYVSCGFELNFMVAVDFTASNGNPRNPDSLHYIDPSGQLNSYQKAIMEVGEVIQFYDSDRRFPAWGFGGKTFDGTISHCFNLNGSAGSFEVEGVEGIMSAYASALHNVTLAGPTLFGQVIKTAAQIASQSVSYNSKKYFVLLIITDGVLTDLQETKDALVKASDLPLSILIVGVGSADFGQMEVLDADKGQRLESSTDRVATRDIVQFVPMRDVHGKYIMVCARMELKIGSRCLFLYQTEEGGTVIKGRSWCNSTKRL, from the exons ATGGGGAACTGCTTTTCGGATGTGCAAGGAGGAAAGCAAGCTGTGGGTGGGGTCCAACAGAGAACCACAGCTACCAACAACAACAATCGCGGACACAACGACGCCGTTGAGTTCTTCTACAGGTCTCGGGGGCTCCAGCAACTCTTCACCCAAGTCGAG TTATCCCTATCAGCATTTAACTTGCGAGATCGTGACATCATTTCGAAG AGTGATCCCATGGCAGTGGTATATGTGAAGAAAATAGATGGAAAACTAGAGGAGTTAGGCCGCACTGAGGTTATACTGAATAGTTTGAATCCCACATGGATAGAAAAAGTTACAGTTGCATTCCAGTTCGAGATTGTACAGCCATTGGT ATTTCATGTGTATGATGTTGATACCAAATATCACAATATACCTGTGAAG ACGCTGAAATTGGAGGATCAAGATTTTCTTGGAGAGGCCACGTGTGTTCTATCAGAG GTACTTACCAAACAAAATCGGAGTTTAACCCTTAATCTTCATAGTAAAATTGGGCATGTGGGTTTGAGGAACTTAGGGGTACTCACCATCCATGCAGAGGAGACAGTTGCTTCAAGGAGGGTTGTTGAGATGATACTCCATTGTTCTTACTTGGATAACAAGGACATATTTTCTAAAAGT AACCCTTTTCTAAGAATATCTAGAATTGTTGAGAGTGGAGGCTCAATTCCAATATGCAAGACTGAAGTGGTGAACGACAATTTAAATCCAACATGGAAACCCCTATGCCTGAGTATGCAGCAGTTTGGAAGTAAG GATAACCCATTGATTATCGAGTGCTTTGATTTCAACAGCAGTGGCAAACATTCGCTTATTGG TAAACTTCAGAAGTCAGTGGCCGACCTGGAAAAACTTCATGAAGGTAGAAGTGGTGCAAATCTTACTATAACATCTCATCAGGGTCACAAGAAG GTTTTGAAGGGAGAGCTGTTTGTGGATCAATTTTGTGAGAAGGAACAATACAGCTTTCTTGATTATGTTTCTTGTGGATTTGAGCTCAACTTTATGGTTGCGGTTGACTTTACAG CCTCAAATGGAAATCCTCGGAACCCAGATTCTTTACACTACATTGATCCTTCCGGCCAGTTGAATTCTTATCAGAAG GCTATAATGGAGGTTGGGGAGGTCATTCAGTTTTATGATTCGGATAGGCGCTTTCCTGCATGGGGCTTCGGTGGAAAAACATTTGATGGAACCATCTCACATTGCTTCAACCTGAATGGAAGTGCAGGTAGCTTTGAG GTTGAAGGAGTTGAAGGCATCATGTCTGCTTATGCAAGTGCTCTACATAATGTTACTCTGGCTGGACCAACGTTGTTTGGCCAAGTGATTAAAACAGCTGCTCAAATTGCAAGCCAATCCGTTTCATACAACAGCAAAAAGTACTTCGTTTTGCTCATTATTACG GATGGAGTCCTTACAGACCTTCaagaaacgaaagacgcttTGGTGAAGGCATCTGATCTTCCACTATCAATTCTTATAGTGGGAGTGGGAAGTGCAGATTTTGGACAAATGGAG GTCCTTGATGCTGATAAAGGACAACGATTAGAGAGCTCTACAGATCGTGTTGCTACACGTGACATTGTACAGTTTGTTCCAATGCGAGATGTTCATGGTAAGTACATAATGGTGTGTGCACGTATGGAGCTAAAAATTGGGTCCAGATGCCTGTTTCTTTACCAAACTGAGGAGGGGGGAACTGTAATAAAAGGTCGTTCTTGGTGCAATTCAACTAAGAGATTGTGA